One part of the Marinobacterium rhizophilum genome encodes these proteins:
- a CDS encoding ATP-grasp domain-containing protein, which yields MKLVSFDAFRTLRLPETNYIKPELFFTQLARVREADWVLFPEYWQVNPVVFALKRRIFPSLASYLLGHNKIEMTRAFMSVAPEHVPWTLMGPNDPVSAEHLWQQMALPFVAKIPKSSMGEGVFLIENRADWQHYLGLTPSLYVQEFLPIDRDLRIVWVGDRVLGGFWRRQSEQGFYNNLSRGGQIDNSPLPAAALALVQRLATALEIDHAGFDIAMVDGYPFVLEFNRLFGNRGLGSINNDIPGVILDYLQRRIDCDNPDDDPLRPTPIWPLAV from the coding sequence ATGAAACTGGTGTCCTTCGACGCTTTTCGCACCCTGCGCCTTCCCGAGACAAATTACATCAAGCCTGAACTCTTCTTCACCCAGCTCGCCAGGGTGCGGGAAGCTGACTGGGTGCTGTTCCCGGAATACTGGCAGGTCAATCCAGTGGTATTCGCCCTGAAGCGGCGCATATTTCCGAGTCTCGCCTCCTATCTTCTCGGCCACAACAAGATCGAGATGACCCGCGCCTTCATGAGCGTGGCCCCCGAGCATGTGCCCTGGACACTCATGGGCCCCAATGACCCGGTGTCAGCCGAGCACCTGTGGCAGCAGATGGCTCTGCCTTTCGTCGCCAAGATTCCAAAAAGCTCCATGGGCGAGGGCGTGTTCCTGATCGAGAACCGCGCCGACTGGCAGCACTACCTCGGCCTAACACCCAGCCTCTACGTGCAGGAATTTCTGCCCATTGATCGCGACCTGCGCATCGTCTGGGTCGGCGACCGCGTACTGGGTGGCTTCTGGCGCCGGCAATCCGAGCAGGGCTTTTACAACAACCTGTCCCGCGGCGGTCAGATCGACAACAGTCCGCTGCCGGCGGCGGCCCTCGCACTGGTGCAGCGCCTGGCCACGGCGCTTGAGATCGACCATGCCGGTTTCGATATCGCCATGGTGGACGGCTATCCCTTCGTGCTGGAGTTCAACCGCCTGTTCGGCAACCGTGGCCTGGGGTCGATCAACAACGATATCCCCGGCGTGATTCTCGACTACCTGCAACGTCGCATCGACTGCGACAACCCGGACGACGACCCGTTGCGACCGACGCCAATCTGGCCCCTCGCCGTCTAA
- a CDS encoding NADH:flavin oxidoreductase/NADH oxidase, whose product MNSIKELIVSKLFSPLKIKDVTFRNRIGVSSMCQYSSIEGVATDWHLVHLGSRAVGGAGLIMAEATAVTAQGRITPGCAGIWNDDQVEALIPITAFMERHGAVPGVQIAHAGRKGSAARPWDGGQHLEDSEGGYETLAPGDEPFDRDGLRLWKTPKMMTLSDIEQTQDAFVAAARRSVAAGYKLLEIHAAHGYLLHSFFTPIANNRTDQYGGCFENRARMLLETTCKVREVWPENLPLAVRLSAADWDEQGLSIHDNVQMARWLKELGVDIVDCSAGGASPASRSSIGNRNADQIGLAASIREGADIMTMAVGTISDPGQAENIIASGQADIALIGREMLRDPYWPFHAAQSLGVDTRAIMPVQNAFFVG is encoded by the coding sequence ATGAACTCAATAAAGGAGTTGATCGTGTCTAAACTTTTCTCCCCCTTGAAAATAAAAGATGTCACCTTTAGAAATCGAATCGGCGTTTCTTCCATGTGCCAGTATAGCTCGATCGAGGGTGTTGCGACCGATTGGCACCTGGTGCACCTGGGTTCCAGGGCCGTCGGCGGCGCGGGGCTGATCATGGCAGAGGCAACAGCGGTCACGGCCCAGGGGCGCATCACTCCCGGTTGCGCCGGCATTTGGAATGACGACCAGGTCGAGGCCCTGATTCCGATCACCGCTTTCATGGAACGGCATGGCGCTGTACCCGGCGTTCAAATTGCCCACGCGGGCCGCAAGGGGAGTGCCGCCCGGCCCTGGGACGGCGGGCAGCACCTGGAAGACAGTGAAGGAGGTTATGAGACCCTTGCTCCGGGTGACGAGCCTTTCGATCGAGACGGTCTGCGCCTGTGGAAAACACCAAAGATGATGACGTTGAGCGACATAGAACAGACGCAGGATGCGTTTGTGGCGGCTGCAAGGCGTTCAGTGGCGGCGGGTTACAAGCTGCTAGAGATTCACGCGGCCCATGGCTATCTGCTGCACAGCTTTTTCACGCCCATCGCCAATAATCGCACCGACCAATACGGGGGCTGTTTTGAAAATCGGGCCAGAATGCTGCTGGAAACGACCTGCAAGGTTCGGGAGGTCTGGCCGGAAAACCTGCCGCTGGCCGTGCGGTTATCTGCCGCTGACTGGGATGAGCAGGGCTTGAGCATTCATGACAACGTTCAAATGGCCAGGTGGCTTAAGGAGCTTGGCGTGGATATTGTCGACTGCAGTGCCGGGGGAGCAAGCCCCGCTTCAAGAAGCTCGATCGGCAATCGCAACGCCGATCAGATAGGCCTTGCAGCCAGTATCAGGGAAGGTGCCGATATCATGACGATGGCCGTAGGCACTATTAGCGATCCCGGGCAGGCAGAAAACATAATTGCCAGCGGGCAGGCCGATATCGCCTTGATCGGGCGTGAAATGCTGCGTGATCCCTACTGGCCATTTCATGCGGCCCAGTCCCTGGGTGTTGATACCAGGGCCATCATGCCGGTTCAAAATGCATTCTTTGTTGGTTAG
- a CDS encoding LysR substrate-binding domain-containing protein — MHKPMPPLRALVAFEASVRHASFKRAADELCLTPGAVSQQVQKLEQWLGYPLFVRQVRQLSVTGPGMTYYSHIAPALEQISSASVAYRERPADSVCLSLSQTLAAKWLGPRLGDFVSRYPAIEVHISASNNSVDFQRETVDLAIRHFDGRDSTLDVQLISDDEARLFCAPSYRDSLSLENTDQLGGATLIVASLYPFWDDWLSKFTSIDTQARKQITTLHFDQTLLAIDAAKRGQGLVLCNALLVHEELERGELIEPFAHRLPLDKSYYLVHPKRQPLSQAATVLKTWLLAQLPEYRTGGIS, encoded by the coding sequence GTGCATAAACCAATGCCGCCGTTACGAGCACTGGTTGCCTTCGAGGCATCCGTGCGCCATGCCAGCTTCAAGCGAGCTGCCGATGAGCTGTGCCTCACCCCGGGCGCGGTATCGCAGCAGGTTCAGAAACTTGAACAGTGGCTGGGCTATCCGTTGTTTGTGCGTCAGGTCCGTCAGCTAAGTGTCACCGGACCTGGCATGACTTATTACAGCCACATAGCCCCCGCCCTGGAACAGATAAGCTCGGCCAGCGTAGCGTACCGGGAGCGGCCGGCAGATTCCGTATGTTTGTCCCTGTCACAGACGTTGGCAGCCAAGTGGCTCGGTCCCCGTCTGGGGGACTTTGTGAGCCGCTATCCAGCCATTGAAGTACACATCAGCGCGTCCAATAATTCCGTTGATTTCCAGCGTGAAACCGTAGACCTGGCCATACGCCATTTTGACGGCCGTGACTCCACGTTGGATGTGCAGCTGATATCTGATGACGAGGCCAGGTTATTCTGCGCGCCCTCATACCGCGACTCACTGTCACTGGAAAATACAGACCAGCTTGGGGGCGCAACCCTGATTGTTGCCAGCCTGTACCCTTTCTGGGACGACTGGCTCTCAAAATTCACATCCATCGATACCCAGGCCAGAAAGCAGATAACTACACTGCACTTCGATCAAACCCTGCTCGCCATTGATGCCGCCAAACGGGGCCAGGGCCTGGTGTTATGCAACGCTTTGCTGGTGCACGAAGAGCTGGAACGGGGAGAATTGATTGAGCCCTTCGCGCACCGGTTACCCCTGGATAAGAGCTACTACCTGGTCCATCCGAAACGCCAGCCCCTGAGCCAGGCTGCCACTGTGCTGAAAACCTGGCTACTGGCACAGCTACCCGAATACCGCACCGGTGGAATCAGTTAA
- a CDS encoding DMT family transporter, with protein sequence MSVPSAYLAVLVIWATTPLGVAWSSETVNPVMAAWLRMGIAAVLGWLLVRGLRLDMPWHRGALKSYACATLGIFGAMSATYLAVRFVPSGLISVTFGLSPVLSALLAQVLLREAPLAPHRWLACILALSGLAWIFMDDTTLSRDTWPGIALLLLAVLLFSLSAVMVKREALAIHPLPHTVGALLLSLPCYGLLWLLLDGTAPTFDFSSHSPWAILYLAVFGSLIGFVSYFHILSKLAPSTVALVTLVTPVFALLLGSLLNKEQVSPSVWSGTAVIMGGLAIFFWGHRIKPARLLF encoded by the coding sequence ATGTCCGTGCCAAGTGCCTACCTGGCTGTCCTGGTGATCTGGGCCACAACCCCCCTGGGGGTCGCCTGGAGCAGCGAAACCGTTAACCCGGTGATGGCCGCCTGGCTGCGCATGGGCATTGCCGCGGTGCTGGGCTGGCTGCTGGTGCGCGGGCTGCGACTGGACATGCCGTGGCACCGTGGCGCCCTCAAATCCTACGCCTGCGCGACACTGGGGATCTTCGGTGCCATGAGCGCCACCTACCTGGCCGTGCGCTTTGTCCCCTCCGGCCTGATCTCGGTGACCTTTGGCCTGTCACCGGTACTGTCAGCGCTGCTGGCGCAGGTGCTGCTGCGCGAAGCGCCACTGGCGCCGCACCGCTGGCTGGCCTGCATCCTCGCCCTGTCGGGCCTGGCATGGATCTTTATGGACGATACCACCCTGAGTCGCGATACCTGGCCTGGCATTGCGCTATTGCTGCTGGCGGTGTTGCTGTTCAGCCTCAGCGCGGTCATGGTCAAGCGCGAGGCGCTGGCGATTCATCCGCTGCCCCATACCGTCGGTGCGCTGCTGCTCAGCCTGCCCTGTTACGGTCTGCTGTGGCTGTTGCTGGATGGCACTGCGCCGACTTTCGATTTCAGCAGTCACTCGCCCTGGGCCATTCTGTACCTGGCGGTGTTCGGCTCGCTGATCGGCTTTGTCAGCTATTTCCATATTCTCAGCAAGCTGGCACCCAGCACCGTGGCCCTGGTTACCCTGGTTACGCCCGTATTCGCGTTGCTGCTGGGCAGCCTGCTGAACAAGGAACAGGTGAGCCCAAGCGTCTGGAGCGGTACCGCCGTAATCATGGGTGGCCTGGCGATCTTTTTCTGGGGCCACCGGATCAAGCCCGCCCGGCTGCTGTTTTAA